One Clarias gariepinus isolate MV-2021 ecotype Netherlands chromosome 5, CGAR_prim_01v2, whole genome shotgun sequence genomic region harbors:
- the rnd3b gene encoding rho family GTPase 3b, whose protein sequence is MEHAADVKCKMVVVGDSACGKTALLSVFAKDSFPERYVPTVFENYTASFEIDSLRVELSLWDTSGSPYYDNVRPLSYPDADAVLICFDISRPETLNSVLRKWKGEIEEFCPNTKILLVGCKSDLRTDLATFVQLSNELPLTYDQGSNVAKQISAPYIECSALQSENSVRDIFHVAALACVNKSSQNVKRHKSSRATKRSSHMPSRPEHDSMPCLLKSKAKTCSVM, encoded by the exons ATGGAGCACGCGGCGGACGTGAAGTGTaagatggtggtggtgggggacAGCGCGTGCGGCAAAACGGCCCTGCTCAGCGTGTTCGCCAAAGACAGCTTtccggag AGATATGTACCGACAGTGTTTGAGAACTACACAGCCAGCTTTGAAATCGACTCTCTGCGAGTGGAGCTCAGCCTCTGGGACACATCTG gaTCCCCATACTACGACAACGTGCGTCCTCTCTCATACCCCGATGCCGATGCAGTGCTCATCTGTTTCGACATCAGCCGGCCAGAAACCCTGAACAGCGTGCTCAGGAAG TGGAAAGGTGAGATCGAGGAATTCTGTCCCAACACTAAAATACTCCTGGTTGGCTGCAAGTCAGACCTGCGCACAGACCTGGCGACCTTTGTACAGCTCTCCAACGAGCTGCCGCTGACCTACGAtcag GGCTCAAACGTGGCCAAGCAGATCTCCGCTCCTTACATCGAGTGTTCGGCGCTGCAGTCGGAGAACAGCGTGAGAGACATTTTCCACGTGGCTGCTTTGGCCTGCGTCAACAAGAGCAGCCAAAACGTGAAGCGTCACAAGTCGTCCAGAGCCACCAAGAGATCGTCGCACATGCCCAGTAGACCTGAGCATGATTCCATGCCATGTCTGCTCAAGAGCAAAGCCAAGACCTGTTCGGTCATGTAA